A single genomic interval of Eleutherodactylus coqui strain aEleCoq1 chromosome 3, aEleCoq1.hap1, whole genome shotgun sequence harbors:
- the CAPN11 gene encoding calpain-11 isoform X4, translating into MMPFGGIASKLQIDRLKAAGVGSHDCAVKYLNQDYESLRQSCLEDGTLFEDPHFPAVTSSLGFKELGPGSSKVQGVRWKRPTEIVSDPQFIVGGATRTDICQGALGDCWLLAAIGSLTLNEDLLHRVVPHGQSFQDDYAGIFHFQMWQFGEWVDVVVDDRLPVKDGELVFVHSAECSEFWSALLEKAYAKLNGNYEALSGGSTTEGFEDFTGGVAMMYELRKAPRDLDKIITRALERGSLLGCSIDITSSFDMEAITFKKLVKGHAYSVTGLKEVNYRGEVEKLIRVRNPWGQVEWTGAWSDNSSEWNEVDPSEREDLRLKMEDGEFWMSFKEFLRQFSRLEICNLTPDALCKDDVSKWHTTMYEGTWRRGSTAGGCRNNPATFWINPQFKITLLEEDDDPDDNELACSFLVALMQKNRRKERKVGGDMHTIGFAVYEVPDEFKGCQNVHLKKDFFLRHQSCARSETFINLREVSNQIRLPPGEYIVVPSTFEANKEGDFVLRVFTEKQSETEELDEEVSADLQDEEEITEDDVDDSFKNMFQQLAGADMEISVFELRTILNRVVTRHKDLKTDGFSMEACRQMVNLMDKDGSGKLGLVEFQILWNKIRSWLGVFRQHDLDKSGTMSSYELRMALEAAGFRLNNKLMQVLVARYADNDLGIDFDNFVCCLVKLEAMFRFFRGIDPEDTGEAEMNLGEWLTLTMCG; encoded by the exons ATGATGCCCTTTGGTGGGATCGCATCAAAGCTGCAGATCGATAGGCTGAAGGCGGCAGGTGTGGGATCTCATGACTGCGCCGTAAAATACCTCAACCAGGATTATGAGAGTTTACGTCAGTCCTGCCTGGAGGACGGCACTCTGTTTGAGGACCCCCACTTCCCAGCCGTCACTTCATCCCTGGGCTTCAAGGAACTAGGTCCAGGCTCCAGCAAAGTACAAGGGGTCCGATGGAAGCGGCCAACG GAAATTGTCTCGGATCCGCAGTTCATTGTTGGTGGAGCCACCAGAACGGACATCTGTCAGGGGGCCCTGG GTGACTGCTGGCTCTTGGCTGCTATTGGTTCTTTGACATTGAACGAGGATCTCCTGCACCGCGTTGTTCCTCATGGGCAGAGCTTCCAGGATGACTATGCAGGAATTTTCCATTTCCAG ATGTGGCAGTTCGGAGAGTGGGTGGACGTGGTGGTCGATGACCGCTTGCCGGTGAAGGATGGAGAATTGGTTTTTGTTCACTCTGCTGAGTGCTCAGAGTTCTGGAGTGCGCTGCTGGAGAAAGCCTACGCCAA ATTGAACGGCAACTATGAGGCGCTCTCAGGAGGCAGCACCACCGAGGGATTTGAAGACTTCACTGGTGGTGTCGCAATGATGTACGAACTGCGAAAAGCCCCACGTGACCTAGACAAGATCATCACCCGAGCATTGGAGCGAGGGTCCCTGCTGGGCTGCTCCATTGAT ATAACTAGTTCCTTTGACATGGAAGCCATCACCTTCAAGAAGTTGGTGAAAGGCCATGCATATTCTGTAACTGGTCTTAAAGAG GTAAATTACCGAGGTGAGGTGGAGAAGCTTATCCGTGTTCGTAATCCTTGGGGCCAAGTGGAGTGGACTGGAGCCTGGAGCGATAA CTCTTCTGAATGGAATGAGGTTGATCCTTCAGAGCGGGAAGACCTGCGTCTAAAGATGGAAGATGGGGAGTTTTG GATGTCCTTCAAAGAATTTCTGCGACAGTTTTCACGACTGGAGATCTGTAATCTCACCCCCGATGCACTCTGCAAAGATGATGTTAGCAAGTGGCACACAACCATGTATGAGGGGACCTGGCGGAGGGGGAGCACTGCTGGAGGCTGCAGGAATAACCCAG CCACTTTCTGGATCAACCCTCAGTTTAAGATCACACTTTTGGAAGAGGATGACGACCCAGATGATAACGAGCTAGCCTGCAGCTTTCTGGTGGCACTTATGCAGAAGAACCGGAGGAAAGAGCGAAAGGTTGGCGGAGACATGCACACCATCGGCTTTGCTGTGTATGAG GTCCCTGATGAG TTCAAGGGCTGCCAGAATGTACACCTTAAGAAGGATTTCTTTCTGAGACACCAATCTTGTGCCCGCTCCGAAACCTTCATAAACCTACGAGAAGTGAGCAACCAGATCCGGCTGCCCCCGGGGGAGTACATCGTTGTCCCATCCACCTTCGAAGCGAACAAGGAGGGAGACTTCGTGCTGAGGGTCTTCACTGAAAAACAGTCGGAGACAGA GGAGCTGGATGAAGAGGTGTCTGCGGATCTTCAAGATGAG GAGGAGATCACAGAGGACGATGTGGACGATTCCTTTAAGAACATGTTCCAGCAGCTGGCAGGAGCC GACATGGAGATCAGCGTCTTTGAGCTGCGGACCATCCTCAACAGAGTGGTGACCAGAC ACAAGGACCTGAAGACGGACGGTTTCAGCATGGAGGCGTGCCGGCAGATGGTCAACCTTATGGAC AAAGATGGCAGCGGGAAGCTCGGCCTCGTGGAGTTCCAGATCCTGTGGAACAAAATCCGGAGCTGGCTG GGGGTCTTCAGACAGCATGACTTGGACAAGTCGGGAACCATGAGCTCGTACGAACTGCGTATGGCGCTGGAAGCTGCAG GGTTTCGGCTGAACAATAAGCTCATGCAGGTTTTGGTCGCTCGTTACGCTGACAATGACCTCGGAATCGACTTTGACAACTTTGTGTGTTGCCTGGTGAAGCTGGAGGCCATGTTCC GATTTTTCAGGGGTATCGACCCCGAGGACACCGGTGAGGCAGAGATGAACCTGGGGGAG TGGTTGACGCTGACGATGTGTGGATAG
- the CAPN11 gene encoding calpain-11 isoform X3 — translation MAAMFSDRKMMPFGGIASKLQIDRLKAAGVGSHDCAVKYLNQDYESLRQSCLEDGTLFEDPHFPAVTSSLGFKELGPGSSKVQGVRWKRPTEIVSDPQFIVGGATRTDICQGALGDCWLLAAIGSLTLNEDLLHRVVPHGQSFQDDYAGIFHFQMWQFGEWVDVVVDDRLPVKDGELVFVHSAECSEFWSALLEKAYAKLNGNYEALSGGSTTEGFEDFTGGVAMMYELRKAPRDLDKIITRALERGSLLGCSIDITSSFDMEAITFKKLVKGHAYSVTGLKEVNYRGEVEKLIRVRNPWGQVEWTGAWSDNSSEWNEVDPSEREDLRLKMEDGEFWMSFKEFLRQFSRLEICNLTPDALCKDDVSKWHTTMYEGTWRRGSTAGGCRNNPATFWINPQFKITLLEEDDDPDDNELACSFLVALMQKNRRKERKVGGDMHTIGFAVYEVPDEFKGCQNVHLKKDFFLRHQSCARSETFINLREVSNQIRLPPGEYIVVPSTFEANKEGDFVLRVFTEKQSETEELDEEVSADLQDEEEITEDDVDDSFKNMFQQLAGADMEISVFELRTILNRVVTRHKDLKTDGFSMEACRQMVNLMDKDGSGKLGLVEFQILWNKIRSWLGVFRQHDLDKSGTMSSYELRMALEAAGFRLNNKLMQVLVARYADNDLGIDFDNFVCCLVKLEAMFRFFRGIDPEDTGEAEMNLGEWLTLTMCG, via the exons ACAGGAAGATGATGCCCTTTGGTGGGATCGCATCAAAGCTGCAGATCGATAGGCTGAAGGCGGCAGGTGTGGGATCTCATGACTGCGCCGTAAAATACCTCAACCAGGATTATGAGAGTTTACGTCAGTCCTGCCTGGAGGACGGCACTCTGTTTGAGGACCCCCACTTCCCAGCCGTCACTTCATCCCTGGGCTTCAAGGAACTAGGTCCAGGCTCCAGCAAAGTACAAGGGGTCCGATGGAAGCGGCCAACG GAAATTGTCTCGGATCCGCAGTTCATTGTTGGTGGAGCCACCAGAACGGACATCTGTCAGGGGGCCCTGG GTGACTGCTGGCTCTTGGCTGCTATTGGTTCTTTGACATTGAACGAGGATCTCCTGCACCGCGTTGTTCCTCATGGGCAGAGCTTCCAGGATGACTATGCAGGAATTTTCCATTTCCAG ATGTGGCAGTTCGGAGAGTGGGTGGACGTGGTGGTCGATGACCGCTTGCCGGTGAAGGATGGAGAATTGGTTTTTGTTCACTCTGCTGAGTGCTCAGAGTTCTGGAGTGCGCTGCTGGAGAAAGCCTACGCCAA ATTGAACGGCAACTATGAGGCGCTCTCAGGAGGCAGCACCACCGAGGGATTTGAAGACTTCACTGGTGGTGTCGCAATGATGTACGAACTGCGAAAAGCCCCACGTGACCTAGACAAGATCATCACCCGAGCATTGGAGCGAGGGTCCCTGCTGGGCTGCTCCATTGAT ATAACTAGTTCCTTTGACATGGAAGCCATCACCTTCAAGAAGTTGGTGAAAGGCCATGCATATTCTGTAACTGGTCTTAAAGAG GTAAATTACCGAGGTGAGGTGGAGAAGCTTATCCGTGTTCGTAATCCTTGGGGCCAAGTGGAGTGGACTGGAGCCTGGAGCGATAA CTCTTCTGAATGGAATGAGGTTGATCCTTCAGAGCGGGAAGACCTGCGTCTAAAGATGGAAGATGGGGAGTTTTG GATGTCCTTCAAAGAATTTCTGCGACAGTTTTCACGACTGGAGATCTGTAATCTCACCCCCGATGCACTCTGCAAAGATGATGTTAGCAAGTGGCACACAACCATGTATGAGGGGACCTGGCGGAGGGGGAGCACTGCTGGAGGCTGCAGGAATAACCCAG CCACTTTCTGGATCAACCCTCAGTTTAAGATCACACTTTTGGAAGAGGATGACGACCCAGATGATAACGAGCTAGCCTGCAGCTTTCTGGTGGCACTTATGCAGAAGAACCGGAGGAAAGAGCGAAAGGTTGGCGGAGACATGCACACCATCGGCTTTGCTGTGTATGAG GTCCCTGATGAG TTCAAGGGCTGCCAGAATGTACACCTTAAGAAGGATTTCTTTCTGAGACACCAATCTTGTGCCCGCTCCGAAACCTTCATAAACCTACGAGAAGTGAGCAACCAGATCCGGCTGCCCCCGGGGGAGTACATCGTTGTCCCATCCACCTTCGAAGCGAACAAGGAGGGAGACTTCGTGCTGAGGGTCTTCACTGAAAAACAGTCGGAGACAGA GGAGCTGGATGAAGAGGTGTCTGCGGATCTTCAAGATGAG GAGGAGATCACAGAGGACGATGTGGACGATTCCTTTAAGAACATGTTCCAGCAGCTGGCAGGAGCC GACATGGAGATCAGCGTCTTTGAGCTGCGGACCATCCTCAACAGAGTGGTGACCAGAC ACAAGGACCTGAAGACGGACGGTTTCAGCATGGAGGCGTGCCGGCAGATGGTCAACCTTATGGAC AAAGATGGCAGCGGGAAGCTCGGCCTCGTGGAGTTCCAGATCCTGTGGAACAAAATCCGGAGCTGGCTG GGGGTCTTCAGACAGCATGACTTGGACAAGTCGGGAACCATGAGCTCGTACGAACTGCGTATGGCGCTGGAAGCTGCAG GGTTTCGGCTGAACAATAAGCTCATGCAGGTTTTGGTCGCTCGTTACGCTGACAATGACCTCGGAATCGACTTTGACAACTTTGTGTGTTGCCTGGTGAAGCTGGAGGCCATGTTCC GATTTTTCAGGGGTATCGACCCCGAGGACACCGGTGAGGCAGAGATGAACCTGGGGGAG TGGTTGACGCTGACGATGTGTGGATAG
- the CAPN11 gene encoding calpain-11 isoform X1, whose translation MFCDQCREGDELSHTLLLGTHGGDVLRKMMPFGGIASKLQIDRLKAAGVGSHDCAVKYLNQDYESLRQSCLEDGTLFEDPHFPAVTSSLGFKELGPGSSKVQGVRWKRPTEIVSDPQFIVGGATRTDICQGALGDCWLLAAIGSLTLNEDLLHRVVPHGQSFQDDYAGIFHFQMWQFGEWVDVVVDDRLPVKDGELVFVHSAECSEFWSALLEKAYAKLNGNYEALSGGSTTEGFEDFTGGVAMMYELRKAPRDLDKIITRALERGSLLGCSIDITSSFDMEAITFKKLVKGHAYSVTGLKEVNYRGEVEKLIRVRNPWGQVEWTGAWSDNSSEWNEVDPSEREDLRLKMEDGEFWMSFKEFLRQFSRLEICNLTPDALCKDDVSKWHTTMYEGTWRRGSTAGGCRNNPATFWINPQFKITLLEEDDDPDDNELACSFLVALMQKNRRKERKVGGDMHTIGFAVYEVPDEFKGCQNVHLKKDFFLRHQSCARSETFINLREVSNQIRLPPGEYIVVPSTFEANKEGDFVLRVFTEKQSETEELDEEVSADLQDEEEITEDDVDDSFKNMFQQLAGADMEISVFELRTILNRVVTRHKDLKTDGFSMEACRQMVNLMDKDGSGKLGLVEFQILWNKIRSWLGVFRQHDLDKSGTMSSYELRMALEAAGFRLNNKLMQVLVARYADNDLGIDFDNFVCCLVKLEAMFRFFRGIDPEDTGEAEMNLGEWLTLTMCG comes from the exons GAAGATGATGCCCTTTGGTGGGATCGCATCAAAGCTGCAGATCGATAGGCTGAAGGCGGCAGGTGTGGGATCTCATGACTGCGCCGTAAAATACCTCAACCAGGATTATGAGAGTTTACGTCAGTCCTGCCTGGAGGACGGCACTCTGTTTGAGGACCCCCACTTCCCAGCCGTCACTTCATCCCTGGGCTTCAAGGAACTAGGTCCAGGCTCCAGCAAAGTACAAGGGGTCCGATGGAAGCGGCCAACG GAAATTGTCTCGGATCCGCAGTTCATTGTTGGTGGAGCCACCAGAACGGACATCTGTCAGGGGGCCCTGG GTGACTGCTGGCTCTTGGCTGCTATTGGTTCTTTGACATTGAACGAGGATCTCCTGCACCGCGTTGTTCCTCATGGGCAGAGCTTCCAGGATGACTATGCAGGAATTTTCCATTTCCAG ATGTGGCAGTTCGGAGAGTGGGTGGACGTGGTGGTCGATGACCGCTTGCCGGTGAAGGATGGAGAATTGGTTTTTGTTCACTCTGCTGAGTGCTCAGAGTTCTGGAGTGCGCTGCTGGAGAAAGCCTACGCCAA ATTGAACGGCAACTATGAGGCGCTCTCAGGAGGCAGCACCACCGAGGGATTTGAAGACTTCACTGGTGGTGTCGCAATGATGTACGAACTGCGAAAAGCCCCACGTGACCTAGACAAGATCATCACCCGAGCATTGGAGCGAGGGTCCCTGCTGGGCTGCTCCATTGAT ATAACTAGTTCCTTTGACATGGAAGCCATCACCTTCAAGAAGTTGGTGAAAGGCCATGCATATTCTGTAACTGGTCTTAAAGAG GTAAATTACCGAGGTGAGGTGGAGAAGCTTATCCGTGTTCGTAATCCTTGGGGCCAAGTGGAGTGGACTGGAGCCTGGAGCGATAA CTCTTCTGAATGGAATGAGGTTGATCCTTCAGAGCGGGAAGACCTGCGTCTAAAGATGGAAGATGGGGAGTTTTG GATGTCCTTCAAAGAATTTCTGCGACAGTTTTCACGACTGGAGATCTGTAATCTCACCCCCGATGCACTCTGCAAAGATGATGTTAGCAAGTGGCACACAACCATGTATGAGGGGACCTGGCGGAGGGGGAGCACTGCTGGAGGCTGCAGGAATAACCCAG CCACTTTCTGGATCAACCCTCAGTTTAAGATCACACTTTTGGAAGAGGATGACGACCCAGATGATAACGAGCTAGCCTGCAGCTTTCTGGTGGCACTTATGCAGAAGAACCGGAGGAAAGAGCGAAAGGTTGGCGGAGACATGCACACCATCGGCTTTGCTGTGTATGAG GTCCCTGATGAG TTCAAGGGCTGCCAGAATGTACACCTTAAGAAGGATTTCTTTCTGAGACACCAATCTTGTGCCCGCTCCGAAACCTTCATAAACCTACGAGAAGTGAGCAACCAGATCCGGCTGCCCCCGGGGGAGTACATCGTTGTCCCATCCACCTTCGAAGCGAACAAGGAGGGAGACTTCGTGCTGAGGGTCTTCACTGAAAAACAGTCGGAGACAGA GGAGCTGGATGAAGAGGTGTCTGCGGATCTTCAAGATGAG GAGGAGATCACAGAGGACGATGTGGACGATTCCTTTAAGAACATGTTCCAGCAGCTGGCAGGAGCC GACATGGAGATCAGCGTCTTTGAGCTGCGGACCATCCTCAACAGAGTGGTGACCAGAC ACAAGGACCTGAAGACGGACGGTTTCAGCATGGAGGCGTGCCGGCAGATGGTCAACCTTATGGAC AAAGATGGCAGCGGGAAGCTCGGCCTCGTGGAGTTCCAGATCCTGTGGAACAAAATCCGGAGCTGGCTG GGGGTCTTCAGACAGCATGACTTGGACAAGTCGGGAACCATGAGCTCGTACGAACTGCGTATGGCGCTGGAAGCTGCAG GGTTTCGGCTGAACAATAAGCTCATGCAGGTTTTGGTCGCTCGTTACGCTGACAATGACCTCGGAATCGACTTTGACAACTTTGTGTGTTGCCTGGTGAAGCTGGAGGCCATGTTCC GATTTTTCAGGGGTATCGACCCCGAGGACACCGGTGAGGCAGAGATGAACCTGGGGGAG TGGTTGACGCTGACGATGTGTGGATAG
- the CAPN11 gene encoding calpain-11 isoform X2: MSSHTHCCLAHMAAMFSDRKMMPFGGIASKLQIDRLKAAGVGSHDCAVKYLNQDYESLRQSCLEDGTLFEDPHFPAVTSSLGFKELGPGSSKVQGVRWKRPTEIVSDPQFIVGGATRTDICQGALGDCWLLAAIGSLTLNEDLLHRVVPHGQSFQDDYAGIFHFQMWQFGEWVDVVVDDRLPVKDGELVFVHSAECSEFWSALLEKAYAKLNGNYEALSGGSTTEGFEDFTGGVAMMYELRKAPRDLDKIITRALERGSLLGCSIDITSSFDMEAITFKKLVKGHAYSVTGLKEVNYRGEVEKLIRVRNPWGQVEWTGAWSDNSSEWNEVDPSEREDLRLKMEDGEFWMSFKEFLRQFSRLEICNLTPDALCKDDVSKWHTTMYEGTWRRGSTAGGCRNNPATFWINPQFKITLLEEDDDPDDNELACSFLVALMQKNRRKERKVGGDMHTIGFAVYEVPDEFKGCQNVHLKKDFFLRHQSCARSETFINLREVSNQIRLPPGEYIVVPSTFEANKEGDFVLRVFTEKQSETEELDEEVSADLQDEEEITEDDVDDSFKNMFQQLAGADMEISVFELRTILNRVVTRHKDLKTDGFSMEACRQMVNLMDKDGSGKLGLVEFQILWNKIRSWLGVFRQHDLDKSGTMSSYELRMALEAAGFRLNNKLMQVLVARYADNDLGIDFDNFVCCLVKLEAMFRFFRGIDPEDTGEAEMNLGEWLTLTMCG, from the exons ACAGGAAGATGATGCCCTTTGGTGGGATCGCATCAAAGCTGCAGATCGATAGGCTGAAGGCGGCAGGTGTGGGATCTCATGACTGCGCCGTAAAATACCTCAACCAGGATTATGAGAGTTTACGTCAGTCCTGCCTGGAGGACGGCACTCTGTTTGAGGACCCCCACTTCCCAGCCGTCACTTCATCCCTGGGCTTCAAGGAACTAGGTCCAGGCTCCAGCAAAGTACAAGGGGTCCGATGGAAGCGGCCAACG GAAATTGTCTCGGATCCGCAGTTCATTGTTGGTGGAGCCACCAGAACGGACATCTGTCAGGGGGCCCTGG GTGACTGCTGGCTCTTGGCTGCTATTGGTTCTTTGACATTGAACGAGGATCTCCTGCACCGCGTTGTTCCTCATGGGCAGAGCTTCCAGGATGACTATGCAGGAATTTTCCATTTCCAG ATGTGGCAGTTCGGAGAGTGGGTGGACGTGGTGGTCGATGACCGCTTGCCGGTGAAGGATGGAGAATTGGTTTTTGTTCACTCTGCTGAGTGCTCAGAGTTCTGGAGTGCGCTGCTGGAGAAAGCCTACGCCAA ATTGAACGGCAACTATGAGGCGCTCTCAGGAGGCAGCACCACCGAGGGATTTGAAGACTTCACTGGTGGTGTCGCAATGATGTACGAACTGCGAAAAGCCCCACGTGACCTAGACAAGATCATCACCCGAGCATTGGAGCGAGGGTCCCTGCTGGGCTGCTCCATTGAT ATAACTAGTTCCTTTGACATGGAAGCCATCACCTTCAAGAAGTTGGTGAAAGGCCATGCATATTCTGTAACTGGTCTTAAAGAG GTAAATTACCGAGGTGAGGTGGAGAAGCTTATCCGTGTTCGTAATCCTTGGGGCCAAGTGGAGTGGACTGGAGCCTGGAGCGATAA CTCTTCTGAATGGAATGAGGTTGATCCTTCAGAGCGGGAAGACCTGCGTCTAAAGATGGAAGATGGGGAGTTTTG GATGTCCTTCAAAGAATTTCTGCGACAGTTTTCACGACTGGAGATCTGTAATCTCACCCCCGATGCACTCTGCAAAGATGATGTTAGCAAGTGGCACACAACCATGTATGAGGGGACCTGGCGGAGGGGGAGCACTGCTGGAGGCTGCAGGAATAACCCAG CCACTTTCTGGATCAACCCTCAGTTTAAGATCACACTTTTGGAAGAGGATGACGACCCAGATGATAACGAGCTAGCCTGCAGCTTTCTGGTGGCACTTATGCAGAAGAACCGGAGGAAAGAGCGAAAGGTTGGCGGAGACATGCACACCATCGGCTTTGCTGTGTATGAG GTCCCTGATGAG TTCAAGGGCTGCCAGAATGTACACCTTAAGAAGGATTTCTTTCTGAGACACCAATCTTGTGCCCGCTCCGAAACCTTCATAAACCTACGAGAAGTGAGCAACCAGATCCGGCTGCCCCCGGGGGAGTACATCGTTGTCCCATCCACCTTCGAAGCGAACAAGGAGGGAGACTTCGTGCTGAGGGTCTTCACTGAAAAACAGTCGGAGACAGA GGAGCTGGATGAAGAGGTGTCTGCGGATCTTCAAGATGAG GAGGAGATCACAGAGGACGATGTGGACGATTCCTTTAAGAACATGTTCCAGCAGCTGGCAGGAGCC GACATGGAGATCAGCGTCTTTGAGCTGCGGACCATCCTCAACAGAGTGGTGACCAGAC ACAAGGACCTGAAGACGGACGGTTTCAGCATGGAGGCGTGCCGGCAGATGGTCAACCTTATGGAC AAAGATGGCAGCGGGAAGCTCGGCCTCGTGGAGTTCCAGATCCTGTGGAACAAAATCCGGAGCTGGCTG GGGGTCTTCAGACAGCATGACTTGGACAAGTCGGGAACCATGAGCTCGTACGAACTGCGTATGGCGCTGGAAGCTGCAG GGTTTCGGCTGAACAATAAGCTCATGCAGGTTTTGGTCGCTCGTTACGCTGACAATGACCTCGGAATCGACTTTGACAACTTTGTGTGTTGCCTGGTGAAGCTGGAGGCCATGTTCC GATTTTTCAGGGGTATCGACCCCGAGGACACCGGTGAGGCAGAGATGAACCTGGGGGAG TGGTTGACGCTGACGATGTGTGGATAG